The Selenomonas sp. AB3002 genome contains a region encoding:
- a CDS encoding DeoR/GlpR family DNA-binding transcription regulator: MKNSKSVVFKRQQALLRLLKERKTIDVDTASQKLGVSPTTIRRDLDMFEQQHLVERFHGGAKLLEGTLHEEDTTSKDRAFVDREQKETIARYAAGLINDGDTIFMNSSSTALLMLDYIKDKHVIIVTNNTGVIGYPHAPGVSIILTGGEIYQRRKTLIGEFALQTLTKINADKVFLGVGGISVEGGLTTSVLPETAINDMMMRRCQGPCYVLAPTGKIGQEHNFLSGPISNISTLITCEGADQEELQKMRNQGLEVIELGPEA, from the coding sequence ATGAAGAACAGCAAGAGTGTAGTCTTCAAGCGCCAGCAGGCCTTGCTCAGACTATTAAAAGAAAGAAAGACCATCGACGTGGATACTGCCTCCCAAAAGCTGGGGGTCTCCCCCACTACCATCCGCAGGGACCTGGATATGTTCGAGCAGCAGCATTTAGTAGAAAGATTCCACGGCGGCGCCAAGTTATTGGAAGGAACCCTCCACGAAGAAGACACCACTTCCAAGGACAGGGCCTTTGTGGACAGGGAACAGAAGGAAACCATCGCCCGCTATGCAGCAGGCCTTATCAATGATGGGGATACGATCTTCATGAACTCCAGTTCCACGGCGCTTTTGATGCTTGACTACATTAAAGACAAGCATGTCATCATAGTCACCAACAATACCGGCGTCATCGGCTACCCCCATGCTCCCGGGGTGAGCATCATCCTCACAGGCGGCGAAATCTACCAGCGGCGCAAGACCCTCATTGGCGAATTCGCCCTGCAGACCCTCACCAAGATCAATGCAGACAAGGTCTTCCTGGGTGTGGGCGGCATCAGCGTAGAGGGAGGCCTCACCACCTCCGTGCTGCCTGAGACGGCCATCAACGACATGATGATGCGCCGCTGCCAGGGACCCTGCTATGTGCTGGCTCCCACTGGCAAGATAGGCCAGGAGCATAACTTCCTCTCCGGCCCCATCAGCAACATCAGCACCCTCATCACCTGCGAAGGTGCCGATCAGGAAGAATTGCAGAAAATGCGCAACCAGGGCCTGGAGGTCATAGAGCTTGGGCCGGAAGCGTAA
- a CDS encoding tyrosine-type recombinase/integrase: protein MTRRRDNKKRILRKGEGQRSDGRYYFKYQDAKGDTHFVYSWKLEPYDIPPVGKESELSLREMEKKIIRNLEDGILGYDSKITVLDLVKLYLQQKVGVRHNTQANYNFVVNIIKKEAFGSMLIGRVKQSDAKRWLIKLQRDGRGYSSIHSIRGVVRPAFQMAVEDDMLNKNPFQFELASVVVNDSVTRKAISREDQRKFLAFVAQDKHFSRYYDAIFILFNTGLRISEFVGLTIKDVDLGTKRLTIDHQLQRKRNMEYIIEKPKTEAGNRVIPISDAVCAAFKRIIDKRPKPKVEPMIDGHAGFLYLDKKGEPMVALHWEKYFQHICEKYNSIYKVPIPKVTPHVCRHTYCSNMAHSGMNPKTLQYLMGHSDISVTLNTYAHTSFELAEQELKKVNGIEL, encoded by the coding sequence ATGACAAGAAGACGAGACAATAAGAAGCGCATCCTTCGCAAAGGCGAGGGTCAGCGTAGTGATGGCAGGTACTACTTCAAGTATCAGGATGCCAAGGGGGATACTCACTTTGTCTACAGCTGGAAGCTGGAGCCTTATGATATTCCGCCTGTAGGCAAGGAGTCAGAGCTTTCGTTGCGGGAGATGGAGAAAAAAATCATCCGTAATTTGGAAGATGGTATCCTGGGCTATGACAGCAAGATTACCGTGCTGGATTTGGTGAAACTGTATCTCCAGCAGAAGGTTGGGGTTCGCCATAACACGCAGGCGAACTATAACTTTGTTGTCAATATCATTAAGAAAGAAGCCTTTGGTTCCATGCTGATTGGCCGTGTGAAGCAGTCTGATGCAAAGAGATGGCTGATAAAGCTGCAAAGGGATGGCCGTGGCTACAGCTCAATCCATTCCATAAGAGGCGTTGTCAGGCCGGCGTTCCAGATGGCGGTAGAGGATGATATGCTCAACAAGAATCCCTTCCAGTTTGAGCTGGCATCTGTGGTGGTGAATGACAGTGTTACCAGGAAGGCCATAAGTCGTGAGGATCAGCGTAAATTTCTGGCCTTTGTGGCGCAGGATAAGCATTTCTCAAGGTACTATGATGCTATTTTCATCCTTTTCAACACTGGTCTCAGGATATCTGAGTTCGTAGGGCTTACTATTAAGGATGTTGATTTGGGCACCAAGCGGCTGACGATAGACCATCAGCTGCAGAGGAAGCGCAATATGGAGTACATCATAGAGAAGCCAAAGACCGAGGCCGGCAACAGGGTTATTCCCATCAGCGATGCAGTATGTGCTGCTTTTAAGCGTATCATTGACAAGCGGCCAAAACCGAAGGTGGAGCCGATGATTGATGGTCATGCTGGTTTCCTGTATTTGGACAAGAAGGGCGAGCCTATGGTCGCATTGCACTGGGAGAAGTATTTTCAGCACATCTGTGAGAAGTACAACTCCATCTACAAGGTGCCGATACCGAAGGTTACACCTCATGTATGCCGTCATACCTATTGCAGCAACATGGCTCATTCTGGCATGAATCCCAAAACGCTGCAGTACTTGATGGGGCATTCGGATATAAGCGTAACTCTCAATACTTACGCTCACACGAGCTTCGAGCTGGCTGAGCAGGAATTGAAAAAAGTGAATGGAATCGAGTTGTAA
- a CDS encoding excisionase — MRVKIAPEDKFCLTLDEAAAYFNVGVKRLANLLDSPEGAELALMVGVKRLVKRKKMENFIDKVTAV, encoded by the coding sequence ATGAGGGTGAAAATAGCACCGGAGGACAAATTCTGCCTAACCCTAGATGAAGCTGCGGCTTACTTCAACGTGGGGGTCAAGCGGCTTGCCAATCTGCTTGATTCTCCGGAAGGGGCAGAGCTTGCACTCATGGTCGGCGTGAAACGCCTTGTCAAACGGAAAAAAATGGAAAACTTTATAGATAAGGTGACGGCCGTATAG
- a CDS encoding PTS ascorbate transporter subunit IIC — MEILLSVWEFFQNNILTKPAFFIGFIVFAGYALLGKKWYECLAGFIKGTVGYMILNVASGGLVGNFRPVLAGLKDRFELSAAVIDPYFGQAAAQASVENIGRSFSMMMMVLLIAFTMNILLVLFRKYTKIRTLFITGHVMVQQSSTALWLVLFCFPGLQDPQVVVMLGILLGTYWAVASNLTVEPVAKLTEGGGFATGHQQMFGIFIVSKIAKKIGNPKNSLENLKLPGFLSIFNENMVATGVLMTIFFGTIITILGPDLMHQIDKGFGAKQNFGFYILEKSLNFAVYLTILQLGVRTFVSELTNSFQGISEKLLPGSVPAVDCAATYGFGHPNAVTFGFLFGAFGQFLAIMGLIVFNSPILIISGFVPLFFDNATFAVFANRLGGIRAAAIIPFFSGMIQVLGGGFAAYHFTTGNFGGWHGNFDWDTVWPIIGVIMENLQYVGVAAVVILLLAIPQILYQRHKDTYFVIAEDFDKYKEIMAKKQGVPVDQVVID; from the coding sequence ATGGAAATTTTGCTTTCCGTCTGGGAATTTTTCCAGAACAACATCCTGACGAAACCGGCCTTCTTCATAGGTTTTATCGTCTTCGCAGGTTATGCACTTCTGGGCAAGAAATGGTATGAATGTCTGGCAGGCTTCATCAAAGGTACTGTCGGCTATATGATCTTGAACGTAGCAAGCGGCGGCTTGGTAGGCAACTTCCGTCCGGTGCTGGCAGGTCTGAAAGACCGTTTTGAACTTTCCGCAGCAGTTATCGATCCTTATTTCGGTCAGGCAGCAGCCCAGGCCTCCGTTGAGAACATCGGGCGCTCCTTCTCCATGATGATGATGGTGCTTCTGATCGCCTTCACCATGAACATCCTCCTGGTGCTCTTCCGCAAGTACACCAAGATCCGTACCCTTTTCATCACGGGCCACGTTATGGTGCAGCAGTCCTCCACCGCCCTCTGGCTGGTGCTCTTCTGCTTCCCCGGCCTCCAGGATCCCCAGGTCGTCGTCATGCTGGGTATCCTCCTGGGTACCTATTGGGCAGTTGCTTCCAACCTCACCGTTGAGCCTGTAGCAAAGCTCACCGAAGGCGGCGGCTTCGCAACTGGTCATCAGCAGATGTTCGGTATCTTCATCGTTTCCAAGATTGCCAAGAAAATCGGCAACCCCAAGAACTCCCTCGAGAACCTCAAGCTCCCCGGCTTCCTGTCCATCTTCAATGAGAACATGGTTGCAACCGGTGTGCTCATGACCATCTTCTTCGGTACCATCATCACCATCCTTGGTCCGGACCTCATGCATCAGATTGATAAGGGCTTCGGTGCCAAGCAGAACTTCGGTTTCTACATCCTTGAGAAGTCCCTGAACTTCGCCGTTTACCTCACCATCCTGCAGCTTGGTGTCCGTACCTTCGTATCCGAGCTCACCAACTCCTTCCAGGGTATTTCCGAAAAGCTGCTGCCCGGCTCCGTGCCTGCAGTAGACTGCGCCGCTACTTACGGCTTCGGTCACCCCAACGCTGTGACCTTCGGCTTCCTCTTCGGTGCATTCGGCCAGTTCCTGGCTATCATGGGCCTGATTGTGTTCAACAGCCCCATCCTGATCATCTCCGGGTTCGTTCCTCTGTTCTTCGATAACGCAACCTTTGCAGTGTTCGCAAACCGTCTGGGCGGCATCCGCGCAGCGGCTATCATCCCCTTCTTCAGCGGCATGATCCAGGTGCTGGGCGGCGGCTTTGCTGCTTATCACTTCACCACCGGTAACTTCGGCGGCTGGCATGGCAACTTCGACTGGGATACCGTATGGCCCATCATCGGCGTCATCATGGAGAACCTGCAGTATGTAGGCGTAGCAGCGGTGGTAATCCTCCTGCTGGCTATCCCGCAGATTCTCTATCAGCGGCATAAGGACACCTACTTCGTCATTGCCGAGGACTTCGACAAGTACAAGGAAATCATGGCCAAGAAGCAGGGCGTGCCTGTTGATCAGGTGGTTATTGACTAA
- a CDS encoding CopG family transcriptional regulator, which produces MNTVTVKLEEDLLSELDSLAQKKELTRSAAIRQALEEYTTGVQGQYLGIPPEVKDRVAFMMLLLMDGTPDQDWELVREEVLGLWTIVQS; this is translated from the coding sequence ATGAACACGGTTACGGTGAAGCTCGAGGAGGATCTTCTGAGCGAGCTGGATTCTCTGGCCCAGAAGAAGGAACTTACCCGCTCTGCGGCAATCCGTCAGGCATTGGAAGAGTACACGACTGGAGTACAGGGTCAGTACTTAGGAATTCCACCGGAGGTTAAAGACCGGGTGGCTTTTATGATGCTGCTTCTTATGGATGGTACGCCGGATCAAGACTGGGAACTGGTTCGAGAGGAAGTGTTAGGACTATGGACAATTGTCCAATCATAA
- a CDS encoding PTS sugar transporter subunit IIA yields MFKEIVEKKHFSFHEGFDDWRDAVRAACAPLLADGTIEKEYPEIIIEKVEELGPYIVIAPNICIPHAERGRGVNDTAMCFMKTEKPVSFDPNDPDKDARIFVVLAATDDEVHLNNLMQLSETLSDEAIVDKLLQAKTGDDLLAVEG; encoded by the coding sequence ATGTTCAAGGAAATCGTTGAGAAAAAGCATTTTTCCTTCCATGAAGGTTTCGATGACTGGCGTGACGCCGTACGGGCTGCCTGCGCACCCCTGCTGGCTGACGGCACCATCGAGAAGGAATATCCTGAGATCATCATCGAGAAGGTGGAGGAGCTTGGCCCCTACATCGTCATCGCCCCGAACATCTGCATTCCTCATGCAGAGCGCGGCCGCGGCGTGAACGATACGGCTATGTGCTTCATGAAGACCGAGAAGCCCGTGTCCTTCGACCCGAACGACCCGGACAAGGATGCCCGCATCTTTGTAGTGCTGGCAGCCACTGATGACGAGGTGCATCTGAACAACCTCATGCAGCTGTCGGAAACCCTTTCCGACGAGGCAATCGTGGACAAACTCTTGCAGGCCAAGACGGGGGATGACCTCTTGGCAGTCGAGGGATAG
- a CDS encoding low molecular weight protein-tyrosine-phosphatase, with protein sequence MKKILFVCHGNICRSTMAEFVMKDLVRKAGLEQEIGVDSKACRTDELGNDTYPGTKRALKEHGVPFTPRQARQITRADYEAWDYIVYMDEENHRDLMRLTGKDPEGKCSSLLSWAGLDREVADPWYTGEFETTYQDVLLGCKAMLEKIK encoded by the coding sequence ATGAAGAAAATCTTATTTGTATGCCACGGCAATATTTGCAGGTCAACCATGGCCGAATTTGTCATGAAGGATCTGGTCAGGAAAGCAGGTCTGGAGCAGGAGATAGGGGTGGATTCCAAGGCTTGCCGCACGGATGAGCTGGGGAATGATACTTATCCCGGTACCAAACGGGCGCTGAAGGAGCATGGGGTGCCCTTCACGCCCCGGCAAGCACGGCAGATTACCCGGGCGGATTACGAGGCTTGGGACTATATCGTCTATATGGATGAGGAAAACCACCGTGATCTGATGCGGCTGACGGGCAAGGACCCTGAGGGCAAGTGCAGCTCCCTGCTTTCCTGGGCAGGACTTGACCGGGAGGTGGCTGACCCCTGGTATACCGGGGAGTTTGAGACTACCTATCAGGATGTGCTGCTGGGATGCAAGGCCATGCTGGAGAAAATAAAATAA
- the ulaG gene encoding L-ascorbate 6-phosphate lactonase translates to MSKISEMTRDSWIKSTFPEWGTWLVEDIENAVIPEGNVGMWWLGCTGIWFKTPGGANVTVDLWCGNGKRTHGDGKMKVGHQMANMCGCRSMQPNLRNVPFVIDPFAFKQVDAVLATHYHQDHMSAEWAAHVINSGMTTTDENGKEIPVPFIGPKKSVETWVKWGVPEERCQIVKPGDVIKLKDIEIVALDSFDRTCIVTTDSTGPDREELTDKCPSDMDDKAVNYLLKTPGGNIYHSGDSHFSIYFAKHGKDYDIDVAFGSYGENPIGMQDKMTSIDVLRMAENLQCKVVVPIHWDVWTNFQADCEEIKLLYDFKKDRNEYKFHPFFWQVGGHYTYPQDKDKIYFHHRRGFEDCFEHPQNIPFRSCL, encoded by the coding sequence ATGAGCAAGATCAGCGAGATGACCAGAGACAGCTGGATCAAGAGCACCTTCCCCGAGTGGGGCACCTGGCTGGTGGAAGACATCGAGAACGCCGTCATCCCCGAAGGCAATGTGGGTATGTGGTGGCTGGGATGCACCGGCATCTGGTTCAAGACCCCGGGCGGTGCAAATGTGACCGTTGACCTCTGGTGCGGCAATGGCAAGCGCACCCACGGCGATGGCAAGATGAAGGTCGGCCATCAGATGGCCAACATGTGCGGATGCCGCTCCATGCAGCCGAATCTCCGCAACGTGCCCTTCGTCATTGACCCCTTCGCTTTCAAGCAGGTTGATGCAGTGCTGGCCACCCATTATCATCAGGATCACATGTCTGCTGAGTGGGCTGCCCACGTCATCAACAGCGGCATGACCACCACCGATGAGAACGGCAAAGAGATACCGGTTCCCTTCATCGGCCCCAAGAAGTCCGTTGAGACCTGGGTCAAGTGGGGCGTGCCTGAGGAGCGTTGCCAGATTGTGAAGCCCGGCGACGTCATCAAGCTGAAGGACATCGAAATCGTTGCTCTGGACAGCTTCGACCGTACCTGCATCGTCACCACCGACAGCACTGGTCCGGACCGCGAAGAGCTCACTGATAAGTGCCCCTCCGACATGGACGACAAGGCAGTCAACTACCTGCTGAAGACTCCGGGCGGCAACATCTACCACTCCGGTGACAGCCACTTCTCCATCTACTTTGCAAAGCATGGCAAGGATTACGACATCGATGTGGCCTTCGGCTCTTACGGCGAGAACCCCATCGGCATGCAGGACAAGATGACCTCCATCGACGTGCTCCGCATGGCTGAGAACCTCCAGTGCAAGGTCGTTGTTCCCATCCACTGGGATGTATGGACCAACTTCCAGGCTGACTGCGAGGAGATCAAGCTCCTCTACGATTTCAAGAAGGATCGCAACGAGTACAAGTTCCATCCCTTCTTCTGGCAGGTGGGCGGACATTACACCTATCCCCAGGATAAGGATAAGATTTACTTCCATCATCGTCGGGGCTTCGAGGATTGCTTCGAGCATCCCCAGAACATCCCCTTCCGTTCCTGCCTGTAA